The sequence cttcTTATATAAGAGATAATATATAGGTTTGAGTACATTTACCCGAGTGCACTGAACCGTACCAAACTGGGAAAAAAGCCTCAAAATTAAgctaaatttcataaataatcgagcatagaaaaaatagaaatcaaaGTAAGGACCAAATGAgtacttaagattttaaaattcaaattatatacctattaaacataactaaaccattaaaaatttatactattaatagAATTATATGTGGTAATGATTACATTTGAATAAtctatcatatattcatatggatttattgttagagcaattatataatagattatgagaaaataataaatgaattcatttaaattatgtaaagtatttatatagttagagaaatataagttaagaccaaataaatagttaagtctaataaaatggtccaacaaccttgtttaagtagattttttaggagtgattcccttttaatagtatagatgaaaaaacttaaaaatgtatcaatcttttatgtatttttaaagaTTATGTGTATATTCAGTTCTATCCAAGACACTTGCATAGGTAGTAAATTCTTAAACTGAATTACCTAAAAATCCGAaatatccgaaccgaatccaaaCATATATTCGAATGTCTAAACCTACTAAAATTAAACCACTGGAATTTTTTTCAAGGTTCTCAGGCTTCTTAAATTTCACTATTTCAGGCATTGCCTGACTTTTGTGTGTTCTTCAGTTACAGTTATACGGAATAAAATGATTTCATGTGCATACTAAATCTTGTTAACTGGTAAGACTAAATCCTATTTCAGAATGCAATAACAATAAACTTCTGAGAGGAGTGATCCAAAAGAAACTGCTCAAGAATCTAAGAATGTGGAAAGTTTTTTTCCTATAATGCATGAAGATGCTCAAGACTTTTGGATAAACTTGAGTGAATCATGTTAAGAACAGCTGTAGAAACACTCCTTCAGCAAGCTAGAGTAAATGTGAAGGATTGGATAAACTATTCTATGGAGCAGTACTGAATCAATGTCAAGAAAGGAGCTACGTTTCCAAGGCACTTGAACCATCTCCAGAGACTGGATACAAGTGTATTCGATCAGACCATGCATTCCGGTCTTTTGAATCAATCTCGGAGATGCATTTCCAGACAGCAGTGTTAGCCTTAAAGCCACTTCCAAACCCAATCTGCCATACTCTATCTCCCTTTTTCATTCTACCTTTCGCCTCCAGGTATTGCAACTCATACCACAGCGAAGACGAAGATGTGTTCCCATACCTATGCAATGTTGACCTTGACGCTTCTACATCTTCTTTATCCAGCTTTAGATGCTTCTCCACACCGTCAATTATAGCTCTTCCTCCAGCATGTATACAGAAATGCTCAAAAGCTTTCTTGAAGTTAGGTGTGTATACCTCCTTCTGCATACCCCATTTTCTTTTGATGAATGAGACTATGTATTTGAGCTGCTCTGAGTAAGGTAACACTTGAGGACCTAACTCCACCACGTTGATCTTCAAGGCCTTTGATGCTACCTTCACAAGCTGCTTAGACAAAGCTACTCCCACATTTCCTTCTTCATCAATCTGCTGCATTACACTCTCATATGATTCATTGTCTGATCCGACATGAGTTCTAATAAGATGCTGGAGTTTATACTTCGCATTAGGCTTGTCTTGCTCCCTATTGGAGAGAAGAATCGCTGCCCCACCCATTCTGAAGATGGTGTTAGCAATGAGCATTGACTTGCACTTGCCTCTATAACCATTTGGACTAACAGCTTCCATGCTCAACACCAACGCCAAAGAGTCACCATGAATCTTCATAAGATCCTTTACTAGGTTTATCGAAAGAAGCCCCGCGCTGCACCCCATTCCACTCAAGCTGAAGCTCTTGATGTCACTCCTCATGCCGAACCGGTTTATAATAATCGAAGTTATAGACGGAGAAGGACAAAAGAGACTACAGTTAGAGACAAGGATGTCAATACTCTTGGGATCTATCTTGTGCTTCAAAAAAAGGTCTTCAACAACAGTGAAGAGGATGTCATGAGTTTCTTCTCTAGCTGCTGAGAGAGAAGAGTTCGGTGGAATCTCATGAACCGTCACGGGAACACTCGCGCCATCTCCAATTCCTGACCGCTCTAGAATCTTTTGCTGGAGATCAAGGCTTTCTTGATCAAACACCCCAGATATGGTAAGATGCTCGATGAAATTGGAGACTGTAGCTCGCAAGAAGTCTGGAGGCTGGTAACATGAGAAGTCAATGAGGTATATACATTTTGGTCTGAAGAAATAGTAACTAAAGACGGCTATGACGACAAAGGCTGATGCTACGTGTGGGAAGCTCATAAAGGTTTGGGAGACGTTGATGAAAGGAGAAGACGAGTCCATGTTGATGGATCGAAGCtgagaaaagagagaaacaagATGGTGAAACACATGGACTTTGAGTTTTGTGTGGGTTATAGTGTTTAGCGTAAAGGTTGTTGCATCACAGGGTAAGCATGTGAAGGGGGACGAAGTTCAGTTCTCGTGACCTATCATTTGCATGATTTCAAGGGAAGTGAACATTAACGTGTCTGAAGAGTAGACAGACAGTCCCTATCAGTAGTCTTAAGACAAGACAGTGTCTATCTCTGTAAATGAGCACAAGATTAATAGttaaattatgtaataaatagttaaaatccggaaaaacaaaaaaataatttatttaataaattattattgttgtaatgaacacacacaaaaaaaaaaaaaaaattttaattatccTCGCATCGTCGTCTCTCAGAGATTCTTCAATTATTCTCAAATGGAAACTCCACACCCGAAGCTCATCACTCCCTCGACGACTCGAATCGGATGGATCGGCATCGGAATCATGGGATCAGCCATGGTCTCTCACATCCTCGCCGCAGGCTACTCCGTCACCGTCTACGCTCGCGACCTCAAGAAGTCAACTGATCTCCAATCCAAAGGAGCTCGCACCGCCACCACCCCGAGAGAGCTAGCCGAGATGAGCGACGTCGTTTTCACCATAGTCGGAAACGCCAACGACGTCCGATCGCTCCTCCTCGGTCCCGACGGCGTACTCTCCGGCCTCAAACCGGGAGGAGTAACCGTCGACATGACTAGCAGCAAGCCAGCGCTTGCGCGTGAAGTTCACGCGGAAGCGAGGCGGAGAGACTGCTGGGCGGTTGACGCGCCGGTGTCTGGTGGCGACGCGGGAGCTCGGGAGGGGACGTTAGCGATATTCGCGGGGGGAGATTCGGAGATTGTTGAGTTGTTGTGTCCTGTGATGAAGAATATGGGGACGGTTAAGTATATGGGAGGAGCGGGGAGTGGGCAGATCTGTAAGATCGGGAACCAGATCTGCGCTGGGAGCAACTTGGTGGGGCTCGCGGAAGGGATGGTGTTCGCGGAGAAGGCTGGTTTGGATGCGAAGAGATGGCTTGACGCGGTGAAGGACGGTGCGGCGGGGTCGGCGGTTATGAGGCTATTCGGGGAGATGATGGCCGAGAGGGATTATAGGGCGACGGGGTTTGCGGAGTATATTGTGAAAGATTTGGGGATGGCGGTGGATGAGGAGGAGGGAGGTGACGTGGCGGCGATGCCTGGGACTGCTTTGAGTAAGCAGTTGTTCTCTGGGATGGTGGCGAATGGAGATGGTAAGTTGGGGATTCAAGGTGTTGTTTCTGTTATCAGGAGACTTAACGGCATGTCCTGATGCTTTCGTGTTAATGGTTTCATGAAACTTGTCTTCGGTTTGGTGTGTCTGTGTAGTGAAGTTGATAATAATATCACATGTATCAAAAGTAAGAGATGGATCTTCACATTACTAACATAACCTAACGAGTTTCTTCCACTGCTACGTTGGAGTAGATACGATACACTCGAGCTATCTTCCTCAGATCCCCTCCATCATCTCGTCCATGATATCTTCCATGTCTTATACATTGGGGGTAACGTGATAGCCACCAAATGGAATGACAATGTAGGGAACAAACTGGAGTAAAGCATATGAACGATGACCATCAAGAAAAACCTTCAATTACAACAGCCTCATGAGACAAGGTACCATCTCAAGATTGTTATGTATTCAGATAGACTACTTGCCTCCAATAGAGAATGGTAACAAGGACAGCGAGAAGCAGAGGGAAAATGGAGTTGGTACCCTTGTGCTCATCAATCGCCTCGATTGCAAATATAGTCATGATTGATTGAAGGCAACAGTCATCTACTCGAAAACCATTGAACAGAGAAGAAGTAAAAGCATCAAAATACAAGAGAAGAAAGAGGAACGAATTTAAGAAATTTCAAATTCATAATATATACTTAGAACTAAAGAAAGAACATATATTAGatctataagtaaatataaaacaagTATAATTCTAAAAAGAATAAGGAAAACcaaatgttattttttctaaatttaattaGAAACAATGTAGTAACAAACAAAATTGTGACATACTTATGTTACTTTAGATTGTGATATatgtgaaaaatataaataatataattttttgttgttaGTTATTTTCTGTATGAAGAATATAAAATTACCAGTTGTTTTGTCCGCAATTACGGACATCATTATCTTTCACttatttattgatatatatatacattattaatTCAAAGATCATCACGATAAACTATCATTTATAATCTCAAAAAATTTaaccaaacatcaaattatatatgaCAAAATTTTATATGTGCTCATGCGAGTAAAATCATTTTACATTTACTTATTAATACATACATTACTAATTCAAAGACTATTATGATAAGTTATTGTTTATGTTctcaaaaatttaaattgatatcaaattatttatatatgacaaaGTTATTCATCAAAATAAACATGCTCAttatttcacttttttttttgaatactctcacgtattatatataattttaaaattattttatacattttactcaCATTTAATAACTAACTCGATATTTGATTTTCAACtatataaaattaagaattttacttaattaatattcaattacttttcttttttcatttatatttttttattattaaaatatattattttggataACAATATTTAATAGATAGGAActgtatttgtttttaaaatacattgAAAGATATTCTTTTTGGATAACAACATACTAATATGTATAGGGATTATCTTTTTTTGGCTAATTTTGATTATATTACTTTTAATGAATtatctaatttaataaatttaaaattcctTTATAAtcaatagtttaatttaataaataaatgtaatgattcattaagggtaaaaaatagtttaactaATATAACTTTAATGTGAGagctaagaaaaaaaatcgcaaataatagtatagatacgaTAATATAAGTCACTGTATCATTTGTTATTGTTTATTTAGTTCATAAAATATGTAGAAGGaatgatataaattaatatacattttatttaaaacgcaaaaaatgattttttaacatgctacaaaattaaatttaagtaGAGTAAGATGAGAGACACTAtaagatttaaattttaaaatcttataaaactGAAACACATTATacctttttctcatttttttttactatgcaGCAACATAATGAATTGATGTTCATGTATCATTTGTCATATGTTTTAATTtagaaatgaaataaaatttaactatcaaataaaaacatgttaaaaaaaaaaatatttggttgaGATTATCCAGTTTCACCCTTATACCGATGAAGTTGCTCTAAGGTATTGAGAACTATTATATTGATGttagttattttataatattatattacagagtattagaaatttaaaatagaaatattaacaTTAGTTTGTATTAACAGGGGCGGACGGACGTTGTTGACTACGGGGGCACGTGCCCCCtactacttaaaaaaaaaaattgtatatgatataatatatagttatgCATATATAAACTTGCAGGAGAAGTAAGAAATCTAGAACACATTTATTATATGTCCCTAAATCTAATCTAGCCCattataaaaagaaagataagttTAGTTTTACAAAGTCCaatctaaaactaaaaaaagttaataatggaagtttttaattttaacctAGCAAATGACACTAACGTTTTCGTCGTCTtcttttttctagtttttaccgACTAGATTTTTCCTAATCACAAAAGTATAACGCAGGCAAACAAAAAGAGTATTCAACAGAGAAGCTAAAAGGTAAAActcaatgaaaattttgatttatgtgactTAAGTAATAGGAAATCGTgagaacataaaaaaaaaatagtattgtgctattttttttttttttcagagacAAAATttcaatagaaaaatatttcaagCCTAAAAGAAAATTTGCATCTACATCTGACAATTCTGAGGATGATTTGCCTTCTCCCAAAAAACAAGACTCTGAAATTGATTTGGAGAACTTACCCAGTGATCCTGGAGATAGGAAAAGGATAACCGAATATCTTCCGAATCAAAGAGACGAGGTAAGACGCAAATATCTTATGAGAGGTCCTTGTCAACTTTGTGGTCATGAATTTCCTAAAACATTGTTTCAAAGTAAACTGAGACGATTCAATCCCGCTTGGTTTGATCTCTATGGCGATTGGTTAGAATATAGTGTGAAAAAGGATAAAGCGTTTTGTTTATTCTGCTACTTATTCAGAGATTACACTGAAAACAAATGTGGAAGTGATGCATTTGTGATCAAGGGATTCGATGACTGGAACAAGACTGAGAGATTGCGTGATCATGTAGGAGCAGTGAATAGTTTTCACAATAGTGCGTTGAAAAGGGCCGATTATCTGATGAAACCAGAACAATCAATTGTTCATGCTTTTTATAAGCAGAATGACGCGGTTAAAAATGAATACAAGATCAGATTGAATGCTTCAATTGATGCTTGTAGGTATTTGTTAAGACAAGGACTCCCGTTTCGAGGTCATGATGAATCGGTGAATTCAGTTAACAAGGGAAACTTTTTGGAGCTTATGAAATATACTGCAGAGCAAAATGAGCTTGTAAGTGAAGTGGTGTTAGAGAATGCCCCCAAAAACAACCAGATGGTGTCCCACAAAATTCAGACAGATATAGTTCATTGCTTTGCGGAAGAAGTTATTGAATCTATTATCAAAGAAGTTGGTCATGATGTATTTTGTTTGTTGGTGGATGAATCTGCAGATGTGTCTGATAAAGAGCAAATGGCAATGGTTTTTCGCTTTGTTGATACACATGGGATAGTTAAAGAAAGGTTTGTTGGTCTGGCTCATGTGAAAGAAACATCTTCTTTATCCTTGAAGAGTGCTGTTGATTCATTTTTTGCGAAacatggattgagtatgaagaagTTAAGAGGACAAGGTTACGATGGAACGAGTAATATGAAGGGCGAATTCAATGGGCTGAGAGCTCTAATTCTGAGAGAATGTAGTTCTGCATATTATGTTCATTGTTTTGCTCATCAACTCCAGTTAGTTGTCGTTGCAGTTGCTCAGAAGCATTTTGAAGTTGGAGACTTCTTTGATAAGATTGCTGTCTTGTTAAATGTGGTTGGTGCTTCTTGTAAGAGGAAAGATAAGGTTCGAGAAGACCACCGGAACAAAATTAAGGAAAAAACTAAGAAAGGGGAAATCAAGACTGGAAAAGGACTGAACCAAGAGGTTTCGTTTCAAAGACCCGGTAAAACTCGTTGGGGTTCTCATTACGAGACATTGCTGCGGCTGGTTGATTTGTTCGCTTCTATTATTAAAGTTCTTGAGTATGTTGAAGTCGATGGAAGTGATGGTATCAAAAGACGCCAAGCTAATGGTCTTCTCAAGTATTTCCACACCTTTGATTTTGTGTTTTACTTACAGTTGATGTTGCTTCTTCTTGGGATCACAAATAGCTTGTCAAAGGCTCTTCAAAGGAAAGATCAAGACATTTTGAATGCTATGTCACTTGTGAAATCTACCAAGCAACAATTATACAAGATCAGAGATGATGGATGGGAATCTCTGATCAATAAAGTTTCTTCCTTTTGTGAGAACTACAAGATTGAGTTCCTGGTTATGGATGATGAATTTGATTCAAGGAATTCAAGAAAAAGAAGCAATATAACCAACTTGCATCATTACAAGGTGGAGTGTTTTTACACTATATTGGATATGCAGATTCAAGAGTTTAATGACCGTTTTGATGAGGTAAACACAGAATTACTTGGCTGCATTGCTTCCTTGAGCCCCACTAATTCATTTCAGGAGTTTGATCAGTTAAAAGTTATGAGATTGTCTGAGTTTTATCCTGAAGATTTTGGTCCTATCGAGCGGATTACTCTTGAGCATCAACTAGGTCTCTATATTGACAACATTCGGGAAGATGAAAGATTTTCTAACTTGAAGGATCTTGGGGATCTTGCATGCATGATGGTGAAGACAAAGAAACATCTTTCACATCCTCAGGTTTATCGGCTTTTAAAGCTAGTTTTGATTTTACCTGTTGCCACCGCTACAGTTGAAAGATGTTTTTCAGCGATGAAGATTGTGAAGACTAGCTTGCGAAACCGGATAAGTGATCAGTTTTTAAATGATTGCGTTGTTTGCTTTGTTAAAAAAGAATTGTTTGAGAAAGTAACAAATGAAGTAGTAGTGAAAAGATTCCAGAATATGGAGTCTCGTAGAATAAATTTGTAAGatactttttgttttgaaattttttttatttaaaagagtTAAGTTATTAAAGTGCCCCCGATTGATAATAGTTCTGGATCCGCCACTGTTTGTATAGTTTTTTGTTAGGTTGCATGGAATCATAAAATGATACTTGGAAATGAAgcgtttcaaaaaataaaaaaatgatttaaaaaaaatagaaatggaGACGTTTTGGAAACTCTGTATAAGcttgatttgttttgttttatttaagagAGAAAACCAAGTAATAGAAGTGTTGTCTTTCTTTGtgcaatttataaaaaaaaattagaaaataaaaacgtgttATCCTTAGTCAAAATGCAGTCAGTTCATTCGAGGTCAAATCATTATACGAAAATGATAACAAGTATCAAATTAAAGatgatattaaaaatacaagttaacaATTAGTCATGAATATATACAAAAACAtcaaatcaaatgaaaaatAGTTATTCGTTTGcattttcaaatcaaaatttcgAGTTTCTAAAATGAAAATGCAAGTTTTCATCGTATTTCCAAAATGAGATTTTTTTGAAACGCTTTTTTGATGCAACTCCACAAGTTTCCAAGAAATTTTGATTCTGCAACATTTCTGAAACAAAAAAGGGACCTCGAACGAAGTTTCCATACAACATAGGTTTTTTTTGTGTATTAATAAGAACTAAAAAGATTACATATGTTACAATTTCCTCTTAACTCGTGCAAATTGGTGGCAACGGCGTGAATTTACCTAATTGGTCGGGCCAAACTTGAGTACAAGCATGCTCCAAGCTCAACGCCAACATTTCTTATAATCGAGTTCAAACTTGTTCCTTTAGAATGATTAAATTGTCACAAAACTCCACGAATCTAATTCAACATTCTCACAACTTGTTTTGATAAGTACGAACCACGCGAGTTCAATCAAAAAATTGCTTATTTAATTAGTATCACTAAGAAAGATTTTAAGCAAATGAAAACATATTCTACATGTAAATATGATTTATGAGATTTCTGATTTATGATATTCAAACACCAAACCAAACATCATCAAATATGCGTCATCAAAGTTATTCCATAGTCTTCATCtcaatttcattttcattttgtcTTGTCAAGAGAGCGTAGAAATGATGTTGTTCTTCAACACTGTGATGTAGTCTTCACCTTCAGATGGCTTTTCATCAATCTACATTTTTCCATAAACTTCTCAACTGTTAGCACATTTACTGGATTCtataaaaaaaacctaaaatgaAGGAAAAAAGAAGTATAGATAATGAGCAAACACGTACTTTACCATGGAAATTGTAGCAAACCACCCTTTGATCTCGGCACACTAGAGACGTGGAAGCACTTAAAATACTAAAACCTTGCATCTCCATTACGTGAATCAAGTTAGAGAACTCATCTTCTTTAACCCTTTTCATGCTTATCTGCACAACGACCTCACCACCTGATCCCTCCAATTCAAGAACCGAGATTGTTCGATTATGAGGATCTTGTGGCACTAATACCCGGGACCTCCTGCTCTCGATTGCTTCAACAAGCTTCTGCTTTCTGAGAGTTAGCTCTTCAACTTCATTATGTAGCTTGGGAATGTAAGTGACCACTCTATCCATTATAGACGGCGCACACCATTTCTTCTGTTAACAAGCCTAATCATAGTCGATATGATTGATATATGTATACGTATATATTCAAAAGCAAAAGGGAGATTATCAAACCTTGGAGGAAGAAGAATGATCAGGAAGAAGAGTGCCGAGAGTGAGGTAAGAGGCATGAAGTCTCAGCCTCCTTAGACGCTCATTGGCGCTACGTTCTTGTTTCTTTGCTACACTACTTGGGCCATGAGCATCTTGATCATGTAATACTACTACTACTTCCTTCCCTTTACTTTCTGATTGAATTGGGCACGTATCGTCCTTCTCTCCGGACGCACCGATAGTTTCTGCAGGGATATGCAAGAGATCGTCTACGTCTAGTAAACTGGATGCAAAAGTCTGATGATTGTCCATACGCACCAACGGAAAGAGAAACAAATATGGCAACAACAAAGAGGCTTCGATCTCTCTTCTATTACACGTACGAGATGGTCTTAATGTATACTCAACCTAATTAATCAacctctaaaccctaatcaagtTAACAAGATGATCATGAATGACGATATGATATATGTATGTTGGtgtgtatatacatataatagaGATATAAATAAAGATATAGATTGGAATGAGCCCAAGTCAACCCCCACAAGTAGTATCTATGAGAATGAATAATAACAATGCAATTAAGCCCcacaaactatatttttttaaaataaagcatTCCAAAGGCAgtcttatatatacaaaaaaaaatgtaaactcAAATATATTAGAAgataataagtaaaaataaaaataaagacaatCTTAAATTTACAGCTCACACCAAGTTGGCCGGAGTGGGGAAGACAGTACTCCAGTAGTATAATATCATGGGCTCTGCAGTACAATACCGGTAagagagaaaaacaaaaaaaacaaaaaaaacgaaaagGAATCTTAAGACAGAACCAAAGATTCTTACctgattcatcttcttcataaGGATGCATAGGTAGTCAAAGTCTCAGTTTTTCCTAATGTCTTGTCTGGTTTATGTGTATGTACGCAGGTCTTTTATGCAGTACAAATGGTGTTAAACTGTAGTACACAGTACTTACATtattgtaattattattttttaagaatgtATTCGTTGGGATACATGTAATCCGGACTCCCCACTCTCTTCTATAAGCCCTTGATTTTTACAATTCCTCATTTGTATGGAATCTattgtattaattaatatatctcTAATGTATTATAGTCTTTAAAAGAAGAATTAACTCCAAAGCTCAATTGAAATTTCACTCCGACCTCACTTCATTTTAGAGTGAGAAATTGAATAATGAATTATAAAAAGATACAACAATGTTTCATTCTTGAAGCAAAAAAGTGGAATTGAATATATCCTATTTCATTATGGAGTTTGCagtagaaaataaattaaatatgatttaaaGATGATCTAACCCTTGTGTTTTCAGTCCAGATATTGTGTGTTTTCAATTACTTTTATGATTTTCCTTTCTTTtcataaatttatgtttatgtGTTTCTCCTTCGTTTTTTCTACTAGTGCTGTCTTAGTTTGGTCGTTTTACTTATAGacttaaaaaaaatgataaaccgttctccaagaaaatgttaaatCATTGGTGGTCACGTGTTAGGAATATTTGAGTGTAGTCGGATTCGAAATCAGTTCGCCTTAGCgatgctggaacaccatgctaCCACCCGACCACTAGCACGTGGTTTTTACTTATAGACTTTCACATGTAATATGCTTACGCGGAAGGGGCTCACCGACAATGGTGACTTGGAAGACTGTTTGGATCAGCAATCTTCAAAAATTTATTGCTGCCAAGGATGCTATGCAAGGTATGGAGAGCTATCCCAGAACGTGGATGTTGTGCTTCTAAAGCTACCAGACAATTTGTACTATCACTGAGGTATATTATATCCTATTCACTCGATCGTGGGATATTTCCTTTTGTCTCAGTTGAGTAATCTTCTCATATATAAACTAATTAATTACAGCTGATCTTATCATCTTATACCAGTCCCTAAGTTGCAGCATGGGTTCACACACTCCCAAGCTGCCGTGGAAACTTGTAAAGAGAAATGATGTAAAGCTTTTAGTAAAAATGTGTGCATATTGTAAAGAAGCTGGTATATGGTGAATTTGAACTGCTCCCATTTGTACCTTTTCTCGCGAACAAAATGTATGTATGTCTCTATATGCTTTGTTCGTTGATGCAGTTCGTTGATGCTGAACATGATTAGAAGAGAGATAGACTACAATTATGTTATCACAAAACACCACTGTTGCTTGGCGAAGAGGCTGTCCCATTTCAAGCAGTAGATTACATATCTGACACGCCTCAGCTACCCCTTATATTATGCATTTGCCTCTCGCCCTCTGCACTGGACTTTAACACTGTTGGTTGTCTCTTTGCAGACCACGATATAAGATTGTCTCCTAGGACTGATCTTAAAGCACTACTGGGTTCTAGTCAGAAGGTTTCTtaaaatacatatgtatatatataaatatatatatgatttaattaTAAGTTTCTAAAAATTACAGGAAACTCAACCAAAaagttagtatatttttaattaaatactaatatatatatatatatatgtttgtattttaagaatcTTGTGACTAAAATTTTCATTAGAGATGCTCTTATCATCTTATGCATACATGCTGAATAAGAAGAGTttgcatttttttcttttcttagaaCATCTCCAATAAAAGATTGGAGGTGTTATAAATAGTTTctaatgattaaaattaaagaaaaaataagaaattaaaagaaaagtagGAGGAAGGTTAccttaaaattctaaaattagATCTTTTTAGAATCTCATTAGAGCTTACTATGAttaaattctttttatttaagtcaattaaaattaatcagtaatttttatcaaattaaaataataataaaaatttcttaATAACCTTCAAATGAGAAACTTACCAATGAGGTTGCTAGACATCTCCATCtctactccatttttttttctctaaaatggagtaaaaatgAATATGGAGTAATgaatgctccaacccaactccataataaaatttactccataaatgaaGTTGTCTATTTTCCGTGTGTTCATCGCTCCATTATAGAGTAGAGTTGGAACAATTTTACTTCAT comes from Brassica rapa cultivar Chiifu-401-42 chromosome A02, CAAS_Brap_v3.01, whole genome shotgun sequence and encodes:
- the LOC103852706 gene encoding 3-ketoacyl-CoA synthase 7: MDSSSPFINVSQTFMSFPHVASAFVVIAVFSYYFFRPKCIYLIDFSCYQPPDFLRATVSNFIEHLTISGVFDQESLDLQQKILERSGIGDGASVPVTVHEIPPNSSLSAAREETHDILFTVVEDLFLKHKIDPKSIDILVSNCSLFCPSPSITSIIINRFGMRSDIKSFSLSGMGCSAGLLSINLVKDLMKIHGDSLALVLSMEAVSPNGYRGKCKSMLIANTIFRMGGAAILLSNREQDKPNAKYKLQHLIRTHVGSDNESYESVMQQIDEEGNVGVALSKQLVKVASKALKINVVELGPQVLPYSEQLKYIVSFIKRKWGMQKEVYTPNFKKAFEHFCIHAGGRAIIDGVEKHLKLDKEDVEASRSTLHRYGNTSSSSLWYELQYLEAKGRMKKGDRVWQIGFGSGFKANTAVWKCISEIDSKDRNAWSDRIHLYPVSGDGSSALET
- the LOC103852707 gene encoding probable 3-hydroxyisobutyrate dehydrogenase-like 2, mitochondrial, with product METPHPKLITPSTTRIGWIGIGIMGSAMVSHILAAGYSVTVYARDLKKSTDLQSKGARTATTPRELAEMSDVVFTIVGNANDVRSLLLGPDGVLSGLKPGGVTVDMTSSKPALAREVHAEARRRDCWAVDAPVSGGDAGAREGTLAIFAGGDSEIVELLCPVMKNMGTVKYMGGAGSGQICKIGNQICAGSNLVGLAEGMVFAEKAGLDAKRWLDAVKDGAAGSAVMRLFGEMMAERDYRATGFAEYIVKDLGMAVDEEEGGDVAAMPGTALSKQLFSGMVANGDGKLGIQGVVSVIRRLNGMS
- the LOC103853366 gene encoding zinc finger MYM-type protein 1 — encoded protein: MRGPCQLCGHEFPKTLFQSKLRRFNPAWFDLYGDWLEYSVKKDKAFCLFCYLFRDYTENKCGSDAFVIKGFDDWNKTERLRDHVGAVNSFHNSALKRADYLMKPEQSIVHAFYKQNDAVKNEYKIRLNASIDACRYLLRQGLPFRGHDESVNSVNKGNFLELMKYTAEQNELVSEVVLENAPKNNQMVSHKIQTDIVHCFAEEVIESIIKEVGHDVFCLLVDESADVSDKEQMAMVFRFVDTHGIVKERFVGLAHVKETSSLSLKSAVDSFFAKHGLSMKKLRGQGYDGTSNMKGEFNGLRALILRECSSAYYVHCFAHQLQLVVVAVAQKHFEVGDFFDKIAVLLNVVGASCKRKDKVREDHRNKIKEKTKKGEIKTGKGLNQEVSFQRPGKTRWGSHYETLLRLVDLFASIIKVLEYVEVDGSDGIKRRQANGLLKYFHTFDFVFYLQLMLLLLGITNSLSKALQRKDQDILNAMSLVKSTKQQLYKIRDDGWESLINKVSSFCENYKIEFLVMDDEFDSRNSRKRSNITNLHHYKVECFYTILDMQIQEFNDRFDEVNTELLGCIASLSPTNSFQEFDQLKVMRLSEFYPEDFGPIERITLEHQLGLYIDNIREDERFSNLKDLGDLACMMVKTKKHLSHPQVYRLLKLVLILPVATATVERCFSAMKIVKTSLRNRISDQFLNDCVVCFVKKELFEKVTNEVVVKRFQNMESRRINL
- the LOC103852708 gene encoding transcription factor bHLH160, with product MDNHQTFASSLLDVDDLLHIPAETIGASGEKDDTCPIQSESKGKEVVVVLHDQDAHGPSSVAKKQERSANERLRRLRLHASYLTLGTLLPDHSSSSKKKWCAPSIMDRVVTYIPKLHNEVEELTLRKQKLVEAIESRRSRVLVPQDPHNRTISVLELEGSGGEVVVQISMKRVKEDEFSNLIHVMEMQGFSILSASTSLVCRDQRVVCYNFHGKIDEKPSEGEDYITVLKNNIISTLS